The proteins below come from a single Pseudomonas chlororaphis genomic window:
- a CDS encoding ATP-dependent zinc protease, which yields MKSILALLSLVALPVLAAEPTLYGRYEYIALPEIGGEVLKAKMDTGALTASLSAKDIETFTRDGDDWVRFRLATKDASNKVYEHKIARISKIKTRSEEDDDDNETIAPSKRPVVDLEMCLGNVKRTVEVNLTDRSSFNYPLLIGAKALREFGAAVNPARRYTADKPDC from the coding sequence ATGAAATCCATTCTCGCCCTGCTCTCCCTGGTGGCCCTTCCAGTGCTGGCCGCCGAGCCGACCCTGTACGGGCGCTATGAATACATCGCGCTGCCGGAAATCGGCGGTGAAGTGCTCAAGGCCAAGATGGACACCGGCGCGCTGACCGCTTCGCTGTCGGCCAAGGACATCGAGACCTTCACCCGCGACGGCGATGACTGGGTGCGCTTCCGCCTGGCCACCAAGGATGCGAGCAACAAGGTCTACGAGCACAAGATCGCGCGCATCAGCAAGATCAAGACCCGCTCCGAAGAAGATGACGACGACAACGAAACCATCGCCCCGAGCAAGCGCCCGGTGGTGGACCTGGAAATGTGCCTGGGTAACGTCAAGCGTACCGTGGAGGTCAACCTGACCGACCGCAGCAGCTTCAACTACCCGTTGCTGATCGGCGCCAAGGCCCTGCGCGAGTTTGGTGCAGCGGTGAACCCGGCTCGGCGTTATACGGCTGACAAGCCGGACTGCTGA
- a CDS encoding transcriptional regulator (response regulator in two-component regulatory system with CreC; CreB protein is phosphorylated by sensor protein phospho-CreC; involved in catabolic regulation) has product MPHILIVEDEAAIADTLVFALQGEGFDTTWLSLGAAALEHQKHTPADLIILDVGLPDISGFETCKNLRRFSDVPVIFLTARDGEIDRVVGLEIGADDYVVKPFSPREVAARVRAILKRVAPRPAPELGTALFQVDNDRVQISYRGKPLNLTRHEFRLLNCLLEQPERVFSREQLLDALGVASDAGYERSIDSHIKSVRAKLRLVRAEAEPIQTHRGLGYSYSPGHS; this is encoded by the coding sequence ATGCCTCATATTCTGATTGTCGAAGACGAAGCCGCCATCGCCGATACGCTGGTGTTTGCGCTGCAAGGAGAGGGTTTCGACACCACCTGGCTGAGCCTCGGCGCGGCGGCCCTCGAACACCAGAAGCACACGCCGGCGGACCTGATCATCCTCGATGTGGGCCTGCCGGATATCAGTGGATTTGAAACCTGCAAGAATCTCAGACGTTTCAGCGACGTTCCGGTCATTTTTCTGACAGCTCGGGATGGCGAGATCGACCGGGTCGTGGGCCTGGAGATCGGCGCCGACGATTACGTGGTCAAGCCCTTCAGCCCCCGGGAAGTGGCGGCCAGGGTCCGCGCGATTCTCAAGCGCGTGGCCCCGCGCCCGGCGCCGGAGTTGGGCACGGCGCTGTTCCAGGTGGACAACGACCGGGTGCAGATCAGCTATCGCGGCAAGCCGCTGAACCTGACCCGCCACGAGTTCCGCCTGCTTAACTGCCTGCTGGAGCAGCCGGAGCGGGTCTTCAGCCGCGAACAGTTGCTCGACGCCCTGGGTGTCGCCAGTGATGCCGGCTACGAGCGCAGCATCGACAGCCACATCAAGAGCGTGCGCGCCAAGTTGCGCCTGGTCAGGGCCGAGGCCGAGCCGATCCAGACCCATCGCGGCCTCGGCTACAGCTACAGCCCGGGGCACAGCTGA
- a CDS encoding histidine kinase (part of a two-component regulatory system with CreB or PhoB; involved in catabolic regulation): MSLGIRIFLVYVLFIGLTGYFVLGTVIEQIRPGVRQSTEETLVDTANLMAEILRDDFKVGTLNQNRWPQLLKAYGERQPAASIWGLPKNQVNHRIYVTDANGIVVLDSSGVAVGQDYSRWNDVYLTLRGHYGARSSRSDPDDPASSVMHVGAPIRDNGRIIGVVTVAKPNSSLQPYIDRTERRLLLYGAGLIGLGLLLGAVLSWWLSSALRRLTRYAQAVSQGQRVEVPHYRGGEFEQLAGAVEHMRTQLEGKSYVERYVHTLTHELKSPLAAIRGAAELLQSDMPAAQHQRFVSNIDSESVRMQQLIERLLNLAQVEQRQGLEEVVAVPLAALFDQLLEARSGWIEGRQLRIERHIAADLVLMGEPFLLRQALGNLLENALDFTPAEGLLRLSAERTGQRVEIRLFNQAEPIPDYALPRLSERFYSLPRPGTGRKSTGLGLNFVEEVVQLHAGAFTIGNVEGGVEVVLRLP; the protein is encoded by the coding sequence ATGTCGCTGGGGATCCGGATTTTCCTGGTCTACGTGCTGTTTATCGGCCTGACCGGGTATTTCGTGCTCGGCACGGTGATCGAGCAGATCCGCCCTGGCGTGCGCCAGTCCACCGAAGAAACCCTGGTGGACACGGCCAACCTGATGGCCGAGATCCTGCGGGACGATTTCAAGGTCGGTACCCTCAACCAGAATCGCTGGCCGCAACTGCTCAAGGCCTACGGCGAACGCCAGCCGGCGGCGTCGATCTGGGGCTTGCCGAAGAACCAGGTCAACCATCGGATCTACGTCACCGATGCCAACGGGATCGTGGTGCTCGACTCCAGTGGGGTGGCGGTGGGCCAGGATTATTCGCGCTGGAACGACGTGTACCTGACCTTGCGCGGCCATTACGGCGCCCGTTCGAGCCGCAGCGATCCGGATGACCCGGCGTCCTCGGTGATGCACGTCGGCGCGCCCATTCGCGACAACGGCCGGATCATCGGCGTGGTCACCGTCGCCAAGCCCAACAGCTCGCTGCAGCCCTATATCGACCGCACGGAGCGGCGCCTGCTGTTGTATGGCGCTGGCTTGATTGGCCTGGGCCTGCTGCTCGGCGCTGTGCTGTCGTGGTGGCTCAGTTCGGCGCTGCGTCGCCTGACCCGTTATGCCCAGGCCGTCAGCCAGGGGCAACGGGTGGAAGTGCCGCATTATCGCGGCGGCGAGTTCGAGCAACTGGCGGGCGCCGTGGAGCACATGCGCACGCAGTTGGAAGGCAAGTCCTATGTCGAGCGCTACGTGCACACGCTGACGCATGAACTCAAGAGCCCCCTGGCGGCGATTCGCGGCGCCGCCGAGCTGCTGCAGAGCGACATGCCCGCGGCCCAGCACCAGCGCTTCGTCAGCAACATCGACAGCGAAAGCGTGCGCATGCAGCAGTTGATCGAACGCCTGCTCAACCTGGCCCAGGTCGAACAGCGCCAGGGCCTGGAGGAAGTCGTCGCGGTGCCGCTGGCGGCGTTGTTCGATCAACTGCTGGAGGCGCGCAGCGGTTGGATCGAGGGCCGTCAGTTGCGAATCGAACGGCACATCGCGGCCGACCTGGTGTTGATGGGCGAGCCGTTCCTGCTGCGCCAGGCGCTGGGCAACCTGCTGGAGAACGCCCTGGACTTCACCCCGGCCGAAGGGCTGCTGCGCCTCAGCGCCGAGCGTACCGGCCAACGGGTGGAGATCCGCCTGTTCAATCAGGCCGAGCCGATCCCCGACTATGCGCTGCCACGCCTGAGTGAGCGTTTCTATTCCCTGCCGCGCCCTGGCACCGGCCGCAAGAGCACGGGCCTGGGGCTCAATTTCGTGGAGGAAGTGGTGCAGTTGCATGCCGGGGCGTTCACCATCGGCAATGTCGAGGGTGGGGTGGAAGTAGTGCTGCGGTTGCCCTGA
- a CDS encoding membrane protein has protein sequence MNRSLAIKLGMIALLILLLMIPLLMINGLIDERQELRDGVLQDIARSSSRSQQLIGPMIVVPFRKDVRVWNTNEKTGVRFLETVEQSGELYFLPEQFELDGQVRTETRARGIYEARLFHADNRIDGRFKVPEHYGVATKDLADYRFDQPYLTVGISDIRGIENALTLTLNQQTVDFLPGSRVGWLGQGVHVPLPMITAQGSADLTFGFDLRLQGTGELQILPVGKSTKVHLSADWPHPSFIGNYLPVQRDINEQGFSADWQTSFFSTNLEEALQSCETSDSCEAFRSRAFGVSFIDPVDQYLKTDRAIKYALLFVALTFAGFFLFEVLKSLAVHPVQYALVGVALAFFYLLLLSLSEHIGFALAYLASASACVVLIGFYVCHVLRSVSHGVAFSVGLAALYGLLYGLLSAEDYALLMGSLLLFALLGVFMVLTRKLDWYGVGAKPAAAMSFELGEVK, from the coding sequence ATGAACCGCAGCCTCGCTATAAAACTGGGCATGATTGCCCTCTTGATCCTCCTGCTGATGATCCCCTTGCTGATGATCAACGGCCTCATCGACGAGCGCCAGGAACTGCGTGACGGTGTGCTGCAAGACATTGCCCGCAGTTCCAGCCGTAGCCAGCAACTCATTGGGCCGATGATCGTCGTGCCGTTTCGCAAGGACGTGCGGGTCTGGAACACCAACGAGAAGACCGGCGTGCGTTTCCTGGAAACCGTCGAGCAAAGCGGCGAGTTGTACTTCTTGCCAGAGCAGTTCGAACTCGACGGTCAGGTGCGCACAGAGACCCGTGCCCGGGGCATCTATGAAGCGCGGCTGTTCCATGCCGACAACCGCATCGATGGCCGCTTCAAGGTGCCTGAACACTATGGCGTTGCGACCAAGGACCTGGCCGACTACCGTTTCGACCAGCCGTACCTGACGGTCGGTATCAGTGACATCCGTGGCATCGAGAATGCGCTGACCCTGACGCTCAATCAGCAAACCGTCGATTTCCTGCCCGGCTCGCGAGTCGGCTGGCTGGGGCAGGGCGTGCATGTGCCGCTGCCGATGATCACTGCCCAGGGCAGTGCCGACCTGACCTTTGGTTTCGACCTGCGCCTGCAAGGCACCGGCGAGCTGCAGATCCTGCCGGTGGGCAAGTCTACCAAGGTGCATCTGTCGGCCGACTGGCCACACCCGAGTTTCATCGGCAATTACCTGCCGGTCCAGCGTGACATCAATGAGCAAGGCTTCAGTGCTGACTGGCAGACGTCGTTTTTTTCCACCAACCTCGAAGAAGCGCTGCAAAGCTGTGAAACCAGCGACAGCTGCGAGGCGTTCCGCAGCCGGGCTTTCGGCGTGAGTTTCATCGATCCGGTGGACCAGTACCTCAAGACCGACCGGGCGATCAAATATGCGCTGCTGTTCGTCGCGTTGACCTTCGCCGGCTTCTTCCTGTTCGAGGTGCTCAAGAGCCTGGCGGTGCACCCGGTGCAATACGCATTGGTAGGCGTGGCGCTGGCGTTCTTCTACCTGCTGCTGTTGTCGTTGTCCGAGCACATCGGCTTCGCCCTGGCCTATCTGGCATCCGCCAGTGCCTGCGTGGTGTTGATCGGTTTCTATGTGTGCCATGTGTTGCGCAGCGTGAGCCATGGCGTGGCCTTTTCGGTGGGGCTGGCAGCGTTGTATGGCCTGCTCTACGGTTTGCTGAGCGCTGAGGACTACGCCTTGCTGATGGGCTCGTTGTTGCTGTTCGCCCTGCTCGGTGTGTTCATGGTGCTGACCCGCAAGCTGGACTGGTACGGGGTGGGGGCGAAGCCGGCAGCGGCCATGTCCTTCGAGCTGGGAGAGGTGAAATGA
- a CDS encoding glutathione S-transferase: MSTPSMTLFHNPASPFVRKVLVLLHETGQQDRVTLQLSQLTPVKPDRALIDDNPLSKIPALRLANGTVIHDSRVILDYLDHQHVGNPLIPRDGAARWRRLTLASMADGIMDAAVMIRYETALRPVEKHWDEWLDAQRDKIRRAVGVLEAEAIAELASHFDVASISVACALGYLDLRHPDLEWRKANPQLAAWFAEVSLRPSMIETVPKV; this comes from the coding sequence ATGTCCACCCCCAGCATGACGCTGTTCCACAACCCCGCTTCACCTTTCGTTCGCAAGGTCCTGGTGCTGCTGCACGAAACCGGCCAGCAGGACCGCGTGACGTTGCAGCTCAGCCAGCTCACACCGGTCAAGCCGGACCGGGCGCTCATCGACGACAACCCGTTGAGCAAGATCCCGGCCCTGCGCCTGGCCAACGGGACGGTGATCCATGACAGTCGCGTGATCCTCGATTACCTCGACCACCAGCATGTCGGCAATCCACTGATCCCCCGGGACGGCGCGGCCCGCTGGCGACGCCTGACCCTGGCCTCCATGGCCGATGGCATCATGGATGCGGCAGTCATGATTCGTTATGAAACCGCCCTGCGCCCGGTGGAAAAGCACTGGGACGAATGGCTCGATGCGCAACGGGACAAGATCCGCCGTGCCGTGGGCGTGCTTGAAGCCGAGGCCATCGCTGAGTTGGCCAGTCATTTCGACGTAGCGTCCATCAGCGTGGCCTGTGCCTTGGGCTATCTCGACCTGCGCCACCCGGACCTGGAATGGCGCAAGGCCAACCCGCAATTGGCGGCGTGGTTTGCCGAGGTGAGCTTGCGGCCTTCAATGATTGAAACAGTGCCCAAAGTCTAG
- a CDS encoding hexuronate transporter (involved in the transport of aldohexuronates) encodes MKIKGIRWWMVGLVTAGLMVNYLARNTLSVAAPTLMSDMNISTEQYSHIVVAWQVCYALMQPVAGYIIDAIGTKMGFAIFAFAWSLACAAAAMASGWQGLAFFRGLLGVTEAAGLPAAVKASTEWFPAKERSVAIGWFNIGSSIGAVLAPPLVVWAILNSGWELAFLIVGGLGIAWTFLWLILYKHPRDQKRLSDTERDYILNGQEAHFKDQAPKKGSWKTIIASRNFYAIASARILSEPAWQTFNAWIPLYLMTERHMNIKEIAMFAWLPFLAADLGCVLGGYLSPFFHKYCKVSLFTSRKMVLLFGASCMIGPACIGLVESPYTAIALLCIGGFAHQTLSGALYAITSDSFGKHEVATATGMGGMFGYLGAAAFTLVFGVMVTKIGYSPLFVMLAIFDVVAAFIVWTVARELKPQPTTPSAQPQALQPAA; translated from the coding sequence ATGAAAATCAAAGGCATCCGCTGGTGGATGGTCGGCTTGGTCACGGCCGGCCTGATGGTCAACTACCTGGCCCGCAATACCCTCTCGGTGGCTGCCCCCACCCTGATGAGCGACATGAACATTTCCACCGAGCAGTATTCGCACATCGTCGTGGCCTGGCAGGTCTGCTACGCGCTGATGCAGCCGGTGGCCGGCTACATCATCGATGCCATCGGCACCAAGATGGGCTTCGCCATTTTTGCGTTCGCCTGGTCCCTGGCTTGCGCCGCGGCAGCCATGGCCTCGGGCTGGCAAGGGCTGGCCTTCTTCCGTGGGTTGTTGGGCGTGACCGAAGCGGCCGGGTTGCCGGCAGCGGTCAAGGCCTCCACCGAATGGTTTCCGGCCAAGGAGCGTTCGGTCGCCATCGGCTGGTTCAACATCGGCTCGTCGATCGGGGCCGTCCTGGCCCCGCCGCTGGTCGTCTGGGCGATCCTGAACAGTGGCTGGGAACTGGCCTTCCTGATCGTCGGCGGCCTGGGCATCGCCTGGACGTTCCTGTGGCTGATCCTCTACAAACACCCACGTGACCAGAAGCGCCTGAGCGACACCGAGCGCGACTACATCCTCAACGGCCAGGAAGCCCACTTCAAGGACCAGGCGCCGAAAAAAGGCAGCTGGAAGACGATCATTGCCAGCCGCAACTTCTACGCCATCGCCAGCGCGCGGATTCTCTCCGAGCCGGCCTGGCAGACCTTCAATGCCTGGATCCCGCTGTACCTGATGACCGAGCGGCATATGAACATCAAGGAAATCGCGATGTTCGCCTGGCTGCCGTTCCTGGCCGCGGACCTTGGTTGCGTGCTGGGCGGTTACCTGAGCCCGTTCTTCCACAAGTATTGCAAGGTGTCGCTGTTCACCTCCCGCAAGATGGTCTTGCTGTTCGGCGCGTCCTGCATGATCGGCCCGGCCTGCATCGGCCTGGTCGAGAGCCCGTACACCGCCATCGCCCTGCTGTGCATCGGCGGCTTCGCCCACCAGACCTTGTCCGGCGCGCTGTACGCCATCACGTCCGACTCGTTCGGCAAGCATGAAGTCGCCACCGCCACCGGCATGGGCGGGATGTTCGGCTACCTCGGCGCTGCGGCCTTCACCCTGGTGTTTGGCGTGATGGTCACCAAGATCGGCTACAGCCCGCTGTTCGTGATGCTGGCGATCTTCGACGTGGTCGCGGCGTTTATCGTCTGGACCGTCGCCCGGGAACTCAAGCCACAACCGACGACACCGTCAGCGCAACCCCAGGCGCTGCAACCGGCCGCTTGA
- a CDS encoding peptidase, producing MKSKTIRRWSFVHTWTSLICTVFLLMLAITGLPLIFHHEIEHLLGDAPELRQMPADTPPLDLAQLVEKAKAHRPGEVVQYFGWDEDEPNGVITIMAPTPGTEPNSSHTFMLDGRTGEALEMPSANGGFMMVMLRLHVDMFAGLPGKLFLAFMGLLFVVAIVSGVVLYLPFMRRLKFATVRQDKSTRLRWLDLHNLIGVVTLVWALTVGVTGVIAACAELIIAAWRNDSLSSMIEPYRDAPPLTQLAPATRLLDIARDVAPGMEPSFIAFPGTLFSSAHHYGVFMKGNTHLTSHLLTPVLIDASTLAVTAVAERPWYMDVMSLSLPLHFGDYGGRPMQIFWAVLDVLTIIVLGSGVYLWVVRRKAAKPAAITAQATS from the coding sequence ATGAAAAGCAAAACCATCCGCCGCTGGTCCTTCGTCCACACCTGGACCAGCCTGATCTGCACGGTGTTCCTGCTGATGCTGGCGATCACCGGGCTGCCGTTGATCTTCCACCACGAAATCGAACACCTGCTGGGCGACGCTCCCGAGCTGCGGCAAATGCCGGCCGACACGCCGCCCCTGGACCTTGCGCAACTGGTGGAAAAAGCCAAGGCCCATCGTCCCGGCGAAGTGGTCCAGTACTTTGGCTGGGATGAAGACGAGCCCAACGGCGTCATCACCATCATGGCGCCGACGCCGGGCACCGAGCCCAATTCATCCCACACCTTCATGCTCGACGGGCGCACCGGTGAAGCCCTGGAAATGCCCTCGGCCAATGGCGGCTTCATGATGGTCATGCTGCGCCTGCACGTGGACATGTTCGCCGGCTTGCCAGGCAAGTTGTTCCTGGCGTTCATGGGCCTGCTGTTCGTGGTGGCCATCGTTTCCGGGGTGGTCTTGTACCTGCCGTTCATGCGCCGCTTGAAGTTCGCCACCGTGCGCCAGGACAAATCGACCCGCCTGCGCTGGCTCGACCTGCACAACCTGATCGGCGTGGTCACGCTGGTCTGGGCGCTGACGGTGGGGGTCACCGGCGTGATTGCCGCGTGCGCCGAGTTGATCATCGCCGCCTGGCGCAACGACAGCCTCAGCAGCATGATCGAACCCTATCGCGATGCCCCGCCACTGACGCAACTGGCACCGGCCACCCGCCTGCTGGACATCGCCAGGGACGTCGCGCCCGGCATGGAGCCCAGTTTCATCGCCTTCCCCGGCACGCTGTTCTCCAGCGCCCACCACTATGGCGTGTTCATGAAGGGCAACACTCACCTGACGTCTCACCTGCTCACGCCGGTGCTGATCGACGCCAGCACCCTGGCCGTCACCGCCGTGGCCGAACGCCCGTGGTACATGGACGTCATGAGCCTGTCGCTGCCCCTGCATTTCGGCGACTACGGCGGCCGGCCGATGCAGATTTTCTGGGCGGTCCTCGACGTGCTGACCATCATCGTGCTCGGCAGCGGCGTCTACCTGTGGGTGGTGCGGCGCAAAGCGGCCAAGCCAGCAGCCATTACCGCGCAGGCCACCTCGTGA
- a CDS encoding TonB-dependent receptor has protein sequence MSRPLDTLLRPSLLAVAIAFAAPLASGPLLAAEQATSLRAYNLPAASLASTLNQIASQAGLALSLNPSLASGKTSAPVQGQFDATGALREALRGTGLQLEQSSAGTYSLVAVPEGVMVLPETSVIGAGSSETAWGPTEGYAATRTAAGTKTDTPIVELPRSVSVVTRQQMEDRSVLNLNDALRYTAGVQSSGYGSDTRNDWLLVRGFVPTQFLDGLPLPRGNYVTPKIETWNLERIAVLRGPASSVYGQTPPGGMLDMVSRRPQADSSHEVQLQAGSNEHKQINFDSTGKVDDEGQFLYRVSGTVRDSNAQVDHIPDKRYNIAPSLTWNINDDTRLTFLSQYTRDDTGITGQFLPLQGTKLASPAGTISHHKNLGDPDWEFYDRTYYALGYAFEHRLNDTWQFRQNLRYTKSDLEFQGISAGGSFWPDGPDTSVSADGTVKRSASIVDEDISQFAVDNNFQADFQTGAVSHTLLLGLDHQRSNSNARWQWGSGGVPTSNINNPVYGQDFSNVQYFTMYDYNQKTNQTGLYVQDQMALDNWRLTLGGREDWIHTGTLFHNQNDATTTQRDKKFSGNAALSYVFDNGVTPYISFAQSFQAATGSVITSTQAFKPTEGEQYEAGIKYQPPGTKTLLTAAVFDLTQKNNSVTENNITRQVGEVQVRGLELEASGDVTDNLKLVGSYTYNDSEITKGTAAEKGKRMAQVPRNQATAWADYTWHNGPLDGFGVGAGVRYVGDTYGNTTNTDWGHVGSYTVYDASAHYDLGRLSNALKGVSVAVDAKNIFNKDYLSTCDGFYCYYGDQRNVVASVNYKW, from the coding sequence ATGTCCCGCCCGCTAGACACCCTGTTGCGCCCCAGCCTGCTGGCCGTCGCCATTGCCTTTGCCGCCCCGCTCGCCAGCGGGCCGCTGTTGGCCGCCGAGCAGGCCACCAGCCTGCGCGCCTACAATCTGCCCGCCGCGTCGTTGGCCAGTACCTTGAACCAGATCGCCAGCCAGGCCGGCCTTGCGCTGAGCCTGAACCCGTCCCTGGCATCGGGCAAAACGTCGGCACCGGTGCAGGGCCAGTTCGATGCCACCGGCGCGTTGCGTGAAGCGCTGCGCGGCACCGGCCTGCAACTGGAGCAAAGCAGCGCCGGCACCTACAGCCTGGTGGCCGTGCCGGAGGGCGTCATGGTGTTACCGGAAACCAGCGTGATCGGCGCGGGCAGCAGCGAAACCGCGTGGGGCCCGACCGAGGGCTATGCCGCCACCCGCACCGCCGCCGGCACCAAGACCGATACACCGATTGTCGAGCTGCCGCGCTCGGTCTCGGTGGTCACGCGCCAGCAGATGGAAGACCGCTCCGTGCTCAACCTCAACGACGCGCTGCGCTACACCGCCGGCGTGCAGAGCAGCGGGTATGGTTCGGATACGCGCAACGACTGGCTGCTGGTGCGCGGCTTCGTGCCGACCCAGTTCCTCGACGGCCTGCCACTGCCGCGGGGCAACTACGTCACGCCCAAGATCGAGACCTGGAACCTTGAGCGCATCGCCGTGCTGCGTGGCCCGGCCTCCTCGGTCTACGGCCAGACGCCACCGGGCGGCATGCTGGACATGGTCAGCCGTCGTCCCCAGGCCGACAGCAGCCACGAAGTCCAATTGCAGGCCGGCAGCAACGAGCACAAGCAGATCAACTTCGACAGCACCGGCAAGGTCGACGACGAAGGCCAGTTTCTCTATCGGGTCAGCGGCACCGTGCGCGACAGCAACGCTCAGGTCGACCACATTCCGGACAAGCGCTACAACATCGCCCCCAGCCTGACCTGGAACATCAACGACGACACCCGCCTGACCTTCCTGTCCCAGTACACCCGCGACGACACCGGCATTACCGGGCAATTCCTGCCGTTGCAAGGCACCAAGCTGGCCTCGCCGGCAGGCACGATTTCCCACCACAAGAACCTCGGCGACCCGGATTGGGAGTTCTACGACCGCACCTACTACGCACTGGGCTATGCCTTCGAACATCGCCTCAACGACACCTGGCAGTTCCGCCAGAACCTGCGCTATACCAAGAGCGATCTGGAATTCCAGGGCATCTCCGCCGGCGGCTCGTTCTGGCCGGACGGTCCTGACACCTCGGTGAGCGCCGACGGCACCGTCAAGCGCAGCGCCAGCATTGTCGACGAAGACATCAGCCAGTTCGCCGTGGACAACAACTTTCAGGCCGACTTCCAGACCGGCGCCGTGAGCCACACCCTTTTGCTGGGCCTGGATCACCAGCGCTCCAACAGCAACGCGCGCTGGCAGTGGGGCTCCGGCGGCGTGCCGACCAGCAACATCAACAACCCGGTCTATGGGCAGGATTTCTCCAACGTCCAGTACTTCACCATGTACGACTACAACCAGAAGACCAACCAGACCGGCCTCTACGTCCAGGACCAGATGGCCCTGGACAACTGGCGCCTGACCCTCGGCGGGCGTGAAGACTGGATTCACACCGGCACGCTGTTCCACAACCAGAACGATGCGACCACCACCCAGCGCGACAAGAAATTCAGCGGCAACGCAGCGCTGAGCTACGTCTTCGATAACGGCGTGACGCCGTACATTTCCTTCGCCCAGTCGTTCCAGGCGGCGACCGGTTCGGTCATCACCAGCACCCAGGCGTTCAAACCCACCGAAGGCGAACAATACGAAGCCGGTATCAAGTACCAGCCGCCCGGCACCAAGACCTTGCTGACCGCCGCCGTGTTTGACCTGACCCAGAAAAACAACTCCGTCACCGAGAACAACATCACCCGCCAGGTGGGTGAAGTGCAAGTTCGCGGCCTGGAGCTGGAAGCCTCTGGGGACGTCACCGACAACCTGAAACTGGTCGGGTCCTACACCTACAACGACAGCGAGATCACCAAGGGCACCGCCGCCGAAAAAGGCAAGCGCATGGCCCAGGTGCCTCGCAACCAGGCCACCGCGTGGGCCGACTACACCTGGCACAACGGCCCGCTCGATGGCTTTGGCGTCGGTGCGGGTGTGCGCTATGTCGGCGACACCTATGGCAACACCACCAACACCGATTGGGGCCACGTCGGTTCCTACACCGTGTACGACGCCTCGGCCCACTACGACCTGGGACGCCTGAGCAACGCCCTCAAGGGCGTGTCGGTGGCGGTGGACGCAAAAAACATCTTCAACAAGGACTACCTGTCCACCTGCGACGGGTTCTATTGCTACTACGGCGACCAGCGCAATGTCGTCGCCAGCGTGAATTACAAATGGTAA
- a CDS encoding amino acid ABC transporter substrate-binding protein encodes MNPACAKPVSARVLDAAIAWQLSLDSGSAQEREAFARWHAADEEHARAWRQLGMLDQRFSVASGPARAALLQSRTTLRRRLRKMGSGLASLVAVVGLTLFVAERYLSLDYWLADQRTATGEQRTLRLADGTVVNLNTHSALDVRFDARQRRIVLQEGEILVETGHNDPRPFIVETREGRLRALGTRFLVKREDQGTRLSVLQSAVAAHPQATDEEQVLREGQQVLMRRDGLGPTLALGPGADAWTRGMLVVDNARLEDLVHELGRYRRGYLGVEPQVADLRITGSFPLHDTDLALAALLPTLPVQVEHITPWWTQLKHHEKSTSPL; translated from the coding sequence ATGAACCCAGCCTGCGCCAAACCGGTATCGGCTCGTGTGCTGGATGCCGCCATTGCCTGGCAGTTGTCGCTGGATTCGGGCAGCGCCCAGGAGCGCGAGGCCTTCGCCCGCTGGCATGCCGCCGATGAAGAACATGCCCGCGCCTGGCGGCAGTTGGGCATGCTCGACCAGCGTTTCAGCGTCGCCAGCGGGCCGGCGCGGGCCGCATTGTTGCAATCGCGCACGACCCTCCGGCGACGGTTGCGCAAGATGGGCAGCGGCCTGGCCAGCCTGGTCGCAGTCGTCGGCCTGACGCTGTTCGTCGCCGAGCGCTACCTGTCGCTGGACTATTGGCTGGCCGACCAGCGCACCGCCACGGGCGAACAACGCACCCTGCGCCTGGCCGACGGAACGGTGGTCAACCTCAACACCCACAGCGCGCTGGACGTGCGCTTCGATGCCCGGCAGCGACGCATTGTCCTGCAGGAAGGCGAGATCCTGGTGGAAACCGGCCACAACGACCCGCGTCCCTTCATCGTCGAAACCCGCGAAGGCCGCCTGCGTGCCTTGGGCACGCGGTTCCTGGTCAAGCGAGAAGACCAGGGCACGCGCCTGAGCGTGTTGCAATCGGCCGTGGCCGCGCACCCCCAGGCAACGGACGAAGAGCAGGTCCTGCGCGAAGGCCAGCAAGTGCTGATGCGCCGCGACGGGCTCGGGCCGACGTTGGCGCTGGGTCCCGGCGCAGACGCCTGGACCCGCGGCATGTTGGTGGTCGACAACGCCCGCCTGGAGGATCTGGTGCACGAACTGGGGCGCTATCGGCGCGGCTACCTGGGCGTCGAGCCGCAGGTCGCGGACCTGCGCATCACCGGCAGCTTCCCGCTGCACGACACCGACCTGGCCTTGGCGGCGCTGCTGCCGACCTTGCCGGTGCAGGTCGAGCACATTACCCCCTGGTGGACCCAGTTAAAGCACCACGAAAAATCAACATCACCTTTATAA